A genomic region of Brevibacillus sp. JNUCC-41 contains the following coding sequences:
- a CDS encoding LysE family translocator: MYGINNYEVFLLTGILLNLIPGADTMYIVGRSISQGRQAGVYSVFGIITGSLIHTLFVALGLSIILTKSIILFNTIKIVGVIYLMYLGIRMLIDKTNASFDSAPSSKLNIRKLYIQGLLTSLTNPKVSLFFIAFLPQFIDTKASGPIPFIILGLTFTFTGFLWCLFIATFSSYATKKLRGNQKVGMILNKITGIIFIGMGLKLLQTKAPQ; this comes from the coding sequence ATGTACGGAATCAATAATTACGAGGTTTTTTTACTAACAGGAATTCTATTAAATCTTATTCCTGGTGCAGATACAATGTATATTGTGGGAAGAAGTATTTCACAAGGAAGACAAGCAGGTGTTTATTCTGTTTTTGGTATTATTACAGGATCTTTAATCCATACGTTATTTGTTGCTTTGGGTTTATCAATCATTCTTACAAAATCTATTATTTTATTTAACACAATTAAAATTGTTGGTGTTATTTATTTGATGTATTTGGGAATTAGAATGTTGATCGATAAAACAAATGCAAGTTTTGATAGTGCTCCATCCAGTAAACTAAACATTAGAAAGTTATATATACAAGGACTTTTAACAAGTCTTACGAATCCAAAAGTTTCTTTATTTTTTATTGCGTTTCTCCCGCAATTTATAGATACAAAGGCTTCAGGTCCTATTCCTTTTATCATCTTAGGACTTACTTTTACATTCACTGGATTTCTATGGTGTCTATTTATTGCAACTTTCTCTTCTTATGCTACAAAAAAACTAAGAGGAAACCAAAAGGTAGGAATGATTTTAAACAAAATAACAGGAATAATTTTTATTGGTATGGGGTTGAAGTTGCTGCAAACAAAAGCTCCTCAATAA
- the catA gene encoding type A chloramphenicol O-acetyltransferase: MKFNIIDRENWYRKEYFEHYLQQQTTFSITNEINITVLMKNLKKKNYKLYPAFIFMVTNIVNSHREFKTSFNPEGNLGYWSEILPSYTIFDKKTYTFSSIWSPNVSRFSEFHSQYEKDVEEYSGTGGLFPKTPVPDNNIPISMIPWSSFTAFNLNINNVGDFLLPIITGGKYSQIKDEWFLPVSLQIHHAVCDGYHASVFMNDLQRFADESADWL, encoded by the coding sequence ATGAAATTTAATATAATTGATCGTGAAAATTGGTATCGAAAAGAGTACTTCGAACACTATTTACAACAACAAACAACATTCAGTATAACGAATGAAATTAATATTACTGTTCTTATGAAGAACTTAAAGAAGAAGAATTATAAGTTATATCCTGCGTTTATTTTTATGGTTACAAATATAGTTAATTCCCATCGAGAATTTAAAACCAGTTTTAACCCAGAAGGGAATTTAGGTTATTGGTCAGAAATTTTGCCTTCTTATACAATTTTTGATAAGAAGACATACACATTTTCTAGCATCTGGTCACCAAATGTAAGTAGGTTTTCTGAATTTCATTCTCAGTATGAGAAAGATGTAGAAGAATACAGTGGTACGGGTGGTTTATTTCCAAAGACTCCTGTACCAGATAATAATATTCCGATATCTATGATCCCTTGGAGTTCTTTTACAGCATTTAATTTAAATATTAATAATGTTGGAGATTTTCTCTTACCCATTATAACTGGGGGTAAATATTCACAAATAAAAGATGAATGGTTCTTACCTGTTTCGTTACAAATTCATCATGCTGTTTGTGATGGTTATCATGCAAGTGTTTTTATGAATGACTTACAAAGATTTGCTGATGAAAGTGCAGACTGGCTCTAG